In Monodelphis domestica isolate mMonDom1 chromosome 3, mMonDom1.pri, whole genome shotgun sequence, the following proteins share a genomic window:
- the LOC100013422 gene encoding LOW QUALITY PROTEIN: dnaJ homolog subfamily B member 6-like (The sequence of the model RefSeq protein was modified relative to this genomic sequence to represent the inferred CDS: deleted 1 base in 1 codon), whose translation MVDYYEVLGVQRHTSPEDIKKAYRKLALKWHPDKNPENKEAERRFKQVAEAYEVLSDAKKRDMYDKYGKEGLNGRRWRGGGGGRSHFENPFEYGFTFWKSDDVFREFFGGRDPFSLDFFEDPFEDFFGNRRGTRGNRSRGAGPFFSAFGGFPGFGSGLSSFVTGFTSFGSVGHGGLSSFSSTSFGGSGMGNFKSISTMTKIVNGRKITTKRTVENGQERVEVEDGQLKSLTINGEDQEAFAAECSRRGQPALSFQSGGSQKSNRPSAAPPRHVPQNISEDEEQEKHHVSSSWVSPIFLAGYKEGGKRKKQKQREDQKKSTKGNH comes from the exons ATGGTGGATTACTATGAAGTTCTAGGTGTGCAGAGACATACCTCACCCGAGGATATTAAAAAGGCGTATCGTAAATTAGCACTTAAGTGGCACCCGGataaaaatcctgaaaataaaGAAGCTGAAAGGAGATTCAAACAAGTAGCTGAGGCGTATGAAGTGTTGTCAGATGCTAAAAAACGAGACAtgtatgacaaatatggaaaagaaGGATTAAATggcaggaggtggagg ggaggaggaggaggaagaagtcattttgaaaatccatttgaATATGGATTCACATTCTGGAAGTCAGATGATGTCTTTAGGGAATTTTTTGGTGGAAGGGACCCATTTTCACTTGACTTCTTTGAAGATCCATTTGAGGACTTTTTTGGAAATCGAAGAGGGACTCGTGGAAACAGAAGCAGAGGTGCAGGACCCTTTTTCTCTGCATTTGGTGGATTTCCAGGTTTTGGAAGTGGGCTTTCTTCATTTGTTACAGGATTTACTTCATTTGGTTCTGTGGGGCATGGAGgtctttcttcattctcttctacaTCATTTGGTGGTAGTGGAATGGGTAACTTCAAATCCATATCAACTATGACTAAAATAGTAAATGGCAGAAAAATCACTACAAAGAGAACTGTTGAGAATGGTCAAGAAAGAGTAGAAGTTGAAGATGGCCAGTTAAAGTCCTTAACAATAAATGGTGAAGATCAAGAAGCTTTTGCAGCTGAGTGCAGCCGCAGAGGACAGCCTGCCTTATCTTTCCAGTCCGGAGGTTCTCAGAAGAGCAATCGACCTAGTGCTGCTCCCCCCAGACATGTGCCTCAAAATATTTCTGAGGACGAGGAGCAGGAAAAGCATCATGTCAGCAGCAGCTGGGTGTCCCCCATTTTCTTAGCAGGATACAAAGAAGGTggcaagaggaagaaacagaaacagagagaagatcAGAAGAAGTCAACCAAAGGGAACCATTAA